The Alosa sapidissima isolate fAloSap1 chromosome 5, fAloSap1.pri, whole genome shotgun sequence genome has a window encoding:
- the LOC121709172 gene encoding pterin-4-alpha-carbinolamine dehydratase 2-like isoform X5: MSRVALQAERMNHHPEWFNVYNKVQITLTTHACGGLSKRDIKLAKFIDKVALTM; encoded by the exons ATGTCACGAGTAGCCCTACAAGCAGAGAGGATGAACCATCACCCTGAGTGgttcaatgtttataacaaG GTCCAGATCACATTAACTACACACGCATGTGGAGGCCTCTCCAAGAGGGACATCAAACTCGCCAAGTTCATCGATAAAGTAGCCCTAAccatgtag